One genomic window of Lytechinus variegatus isolate NC3 chromosome 1, Lvar_3.0, whole genome shotgun sequence includes the following:
- the LOC121430719 gene encoding uncharacterized protein LOC121430719: protein MKARGRATAIYDFVISEKIGILSLTETWLTDSSRDDCALANIGSTLPNYVFHHVPRSRTSGGGVGILAHRGFDLKLHQCYQVNSFEYMDICVTSPNSPSHVIRLLVIYRPSYSRKRTGSRPAVFLEEFTSLLESLQVASQRILFVRDLNFHMDVKDNPDSLAFKDLLDLFNLQNHVTFPTHLSGHTLDLVISDAGDHIVSGLEKHSHLPSDHAAVICTLRLGRPQEVRKHLLSRNMKNINFNLLQRDLSKRLEGNYPDGIDLLVDLYNMSLEDVLKQHAPVKDRHVIRRPNAPYYNESLRLAKQERRRCERRMLKSKTEIYRTKCKRSYEKLAVVQSSYFRDKIESCDSRKLFQTVQKLTTVKPNVLPPHTCAESLANEFADFPSEL, encoded by the coding sequence ATGAAGGCGAGAGGACGTGCTACGGCAATATACGATTTTGTGATTAGTGAGAAGATAGGTATTCTTTCTCTAACAGAGACTTGGTTGACAGATTCCTCACGTGATGATTGTGCTCTTGCAAATATAGGCTCGACGCTTCCTAACTATGTATTCCATCACGTCCCGCGCTCTAGGACCTCTGGCGGTGGCGTTGGAATCCTTGCTCATCGGGGCTTTGATCTTAAGCTTCATCAGTGCTACCAAGTGAATTCCTTTGAATACATGGACATTTGTGTTACGTCCCCTAACTCGCCATCTCATGTCATTCGCCTACTTGTCATATACCGCCCTTCATACAGCCGGAAGAGGACGGGAAGCAGACCAGCCGTTTTCCTAGAGGAGTTTACTTCCTTACTTGAAAGTCTACAAGTAGCTTCACAAAGAATACTCTTCGTAAGAGACTTAAATTTCCATATGGATGTTAAAGACAACCCTGACAGTTTGGCTTTTAAAGATCTCTTAGACCTTTTCAACCTCCAGAACCATGTGACTTTTCCAACCCACTTGTCAGGCCATACATTAGACCTTGTTATATCCGATGCAGGTGATCATATCGTCTCCGGACTGGAGAAACACAGTCATCTGCCTTCGGATCACGCAGCGGTTATATGTACCCTTCGTCTAGGTCGGCCTCAAGAGGTTAGGAAACATCTTCTCTCACGCAACATGAAAAACATTAACTTCAATCTACTCCAGCGGGATCTGTCCAAGAGGCTCGAGGGGAACTATCCAGATGGTATCGATCTGTTAGTTGACCTGTATAACATGTCTCTGGAGGATGTATTGAAACAGCATGCACCAGTGAAAGATAGACATGTCATTCGTCGCCCAAACGCTCCCTACTACAATGAATCTCTACGGCTTGCAAAGCAGGAGCGACGTCGTTGTGAGCGGCGAATGCTGAAGTCTAAAACTGAAATTTACAGGACTAAGTGTAAACGTTCCTACGAGAAATTAGCAGTCGTGCAATCATCATACTTCCGTGATAAGATAGAGTCTTGCGATTCACGTAAATTATTTCAGACTGTGCAGAAGCTAACTACCGTAAAACCAAACGTTCTGCCACCCCATACATGTGCAGAATCATTAGCAAATGAATTTGCTGACTTTCCATCAGAACTCTAA